The DNA window GTTTCCTGCACACTACGTCGATGACGTACGCGTGCGCGTTCTCCCACCCACTCACAACACGCAGGCCGCCGAATGATTGCAACGCCGTCCACAATCCGTCGCCTCTTCGCCGCAGCTCTTTGCATCGGGATATCTTCCGCGGCAACCGACGGTGTGCGCGAGTTTGCCGAAACGCATTGTTTCGATTGCCACGACAGCACCTCGCGCAAGGCGGGATTGGACCTCGAGAAGGTCGATCTCTCGCTGTCGGACAAGAAGAGTGCAATGCTGTGGGAGTCGGTGTTTCATCGCGTGGCCAGCGGAGAAATGCCGCCGAAGAACAAATCGCAGCCTGCGCCTGAGGCGCGTGCGGCGTTCCTGGCGGAGTTGGGGAAGGATCTGCGCAAGGCGTCGCTGGCAAGGCAGGAAAAGGAAGGGCGTGGGCCGGTGCGGCGGCTGACCCGTACCGAATACGAAACGACCGTGAATGATCTGCTCCATATCAGGACGGACCTGCGCTCGAGCTTCCCCGACGACGCGGTGACCGCCGGCTTCGATAAGGTCGGCGAAGGACTCACACTTTCGGCAGCGCACTTCGCGGCGTATCAGGAGGCGGCCGAGAAGGCGCTCAACCAGGCGATCATGCGCGGGGCGGTTCTCAACACCGACAGTGACGGCGCCAAGGTCTTTGCTGCCCGGCCTAAAGAGTTCACCACGTTCGGCGGCTGGCTCGAAGGCAACACGATGGCGCTGGCATCGCGGTTCTTCTACCCCTACACGACCGTCCTGGGGGCCGAAGCACCGCGCAACGGACGCTATCGAATCACGTTTACCGCGCAGGCTCGCGGCAACGGCGGTCGGCCTATGCCGGTGGCGATCGGGATTCTCGATAGCCAGACGGTCAGGCCCGACGCCCCGGAAACCAGCCTCTGGTTCGACGTCCCCGAGGATCGGCCCCGCACGGTCGCCGCGGAACTCGATCTGGAGTTCCGGCAGCACTTCCACCTCTTCGGACCTTCTTTGGTCCACAGAGACGTGTTCATGCCTCGCATGAAGAAGGAAGGGCGTTGGGACGGTCCCGTCCTGCTTCTGAGCCGCCTGAAGATTGAAGGGCCGCTGAAAGCCGACGGCACCATCGATCACTGGCCCGGAACGGGCTATCGCGAACTGTTCGACAACATCCCTGCCAAGCCGCTCTCGCAGATTACCGGCGTGCAACCGGAGAAGGGTAAGCCCGAACCGTGGTTCCCGGCCTCGGCGGCTCCGAAGGAAGATGCCGCACGGCTGCTGCGGCGGTTCCTGCCGAAGGCGTTTCGTCGTCCGGTGCCGGAGGATGTCGCCGCGGGCTACACCGCACGGGCTCACGAGGCGATCGATCGGGGCGTGCCGTTCCATCGCGTCATGCTCGACAGCTACAAGGCAGTCCTCTGCTCGCCGCACTTTCTTCTGCTGGAGGAAAAGCCGGCTCCGCTCGGTGGTCCGGCACTCGCGAGCCGCCTTTCGTACTTTCTCTGGAACAGTGCGCCCGACGAAGTGCTGCTGGCGGCGGCGGTGAAAGGCGAACTCGCCACGCGCGACGGCCGAGCGCGGCAGGTCGAGCGGATGCTCAACGATCGACGTGCCGAGCGGTTCGAACGCTCGTTTATCGATCAGTGGCTCGACCTGAAAAACCTTAACGCTACCTCGCCCGACGGCGTGTTGTACTCGGAGATCACCCCTTCGATGGTGGTGGCGGCGGAACTGGAGACGCGGCGGTTCTTCCATGACCTGCTCGCTGAGAATCGCAGTGCATTGGAGTCGATCCAGAGCGACTGGACCTATTCGAACGAGTTGCTGAGCGCGCTTTACGATCTGCCCGATGTCGCAGGCTACGAGATGCGCAGGGTGCCGCTTACGCCACAGAGCCGGCGGGGCGGATTTCTTACCCAGGCGAGCGTTTTGAAGGTGACCGCCGACGGTGCCCATACTTCGCCCATCATCCGGGGCAAATGGGTGAATGAGCGTATCCTCGGCGTCGTCCCGCCGAAGCCGCCGGAGGACGTGCCGAAGATTGAGCCCGACATTCGCGGGGCGACGACCATCCGAGAACAGCTTGCCAAGCATCGCAGCACGCCCGCGTGCATGAGCTGCCATACTGTCATCGATCCTCCGGGCTTCGCGCTGGAAACGTTCGATGTGATGGGCGGCTGGCGTGACTACTACCGGATGCCCTCACACACCGGTGCGGTCATCGAACTGAAGCGATTCGGCGGTCGACGCGTGCATCGTGGCCCGGCGGTTGAAAGTGGTTACACCATGCCCGACGGCCGGGCCTTCGCCGACATCACAGCTTACAAAGCTCTGCTGCTTGAGGATAAGGAACGCATCGTTTCCGCGTTCGCCGCGAACCTGCTTACTTATGCGACCGGTTCGCCGGTGCAGTTTGCCGACCGCGACGATCTCGCGGCCATCGTTGCCGGTACCCGCGCGAACAACTTCGGCGTCCGGAGTCTCATCCACGCCGTCGTGCAATCCCGCCCCTTCCTGCACAAATAACATGTTCAACATCAACCTTCGCAAACCGATCGATCGCCGCCGATTTCTTCGAGCAGGGGCGGTGTGTCTTGCGCTCCCGGCCCTGGAAGCGATGCTGCCCCGCGGCACCTGGGCCGCGGCATCGCCGCCACCGAAGCGCCTCCTGCTGGTCGCACGCAATCTCGGCTTGCATGCGCCCTTCTTCTTTCCCGACAAGCCCGGCCTCGGCTACGAGAGCACCCGCTACCTGCGGCACCTCGAAGAACACCGCGGAAAGTTCACCGTGTTCTCGGGTGTCTCGCACCTGAAATACTTCAACCATCACAGCGAGCCCGGCCTGTTCACCGGCGTCAACTGGGACCGCATAAAGGAGCCAGCGAAAGAACATCACAACTCGATTTCGCTCGATCAGTACGCCGCGGAACGCATGGGCGGCGACACGCGCTATCGCAACCTGGTGATCGGACAGCCGGTGCAGTGGAATTTTTCCTGGACCGATCGAGGGGTACCCGTACCTACGGAAAAGAGTCCCACCGCAGTATTCCGGCAGCTGTTCACTGCCGGGAGCGCCGACGAGGTCGCCGGCGAGCTCCACCGGTTGCAGACCGGGCGAAGCATTCTGGATCAGGTCAATGCAGAAGCGAAGACGCTCAGCCGTACGCTCGGCCCGGAGGATCGCCAGCGGATTGAACTGATGTTCAGCTCCATCCGCGAGACCGAGCGGAGTTTAGTGCGCAGCGAGGCCTGGCTGAACAAGCCCAAGCCCCAAGTTGATTACCCCGTGCCCAGGATGGATCCCGATTCGAATCTTATCCGGGAGCGAGAAACACTCTGGCTCGACCTTTCACGGCTCGCGCTTCAGACCGATTCCACCCGCGTCATCCTCCTGACACTCGGCGACGCGGGCCGCGCCAAGCTCGACGGTCTTACGCTCGCCCACCACGATGCGTCACATCACGGCAAGGACGAGACGAAGATCGAGCAACTCGCACTGATCGAGGAGACGGAGCTCAAGCTCTTCAGCCAGTTCCTTGGCACGATGCAGCAGGTCCGGGAAGGTGAAGGCACGCTGTTCGATCACACCGTCATCCTCAACGCGACGAACCTCAGCAATGCTTCGGCGCATACCTGCGAGAATCTCCCCATCCTTCTTGCCGGAGGCGGTTTCAAGCACCAGGGCCACGTCCTCAAGGACCGCAAGGACAATTCGCCGCTCAGTAACCTCTACGTGCGAATCCTCCAGCAGCTCGGCGTAGAGACCCAGACGTTCGGAAGCAGCACTCGGGTGATGGATGACGTCTAAGACCTTACTGTAACGTCGCAGGTGGCGAACGGCCGGCAGAGGTTCGGAAGTCCGCCGATCAGGTCGCATGTTTAAGGGTGTGTTGCATGGGCGAGCGTCTTCGCCGGCCCATGCAACGAGGAACCGGTGTCAGTTCTCGGGCGGCCGTTGCGGCTTTTCGCCTTCGGGCCTGGGTGTGTCGCTGCGTCGATCCCCTTCGGGACGCTGGCCATCCGGTCGGCGGTCACCCTCGCGGCGGTCCCCATCGCGACGGAATCCGCCACGCATCATCCCGGGTAACGACACGTTCTTCATGCGGTCGCGGACTTCCGGCGGGAGCTTGCTGCGCTGCTCTTCGGTGTCGATCGGACCGTTGAACAGCTCTTTGCCTTCCTTGTCCTTGGCGACCAGTGTCTGCTTCCCGTTCTCCATCCTGATCACCATTGAGACTGTACCGTCGTCCCAGGCGACCGTGCCGCTCTGGTTCAACAGCGGGAATGGCATCGCCTGGCCATCGGGCCGGGGGCCGTCGGGTCGCGGGAAGACGTTGATGAACGGCGGCTGCTGGCCCGGCTGACCGCCCTGGTTCCAGTTCATCAGGCGGTCTTCCAGAATCCGCGGCTCGACTCCCAGCCGAAGTTCGTCCAACGGCGGCAGGTCGCGCTCGATGAGTTTGGCCGTCAGTTCCACGGGCTTGCCCGCCCGAATGACAGTGAGCTTGATCGAATCGCCGGCCTTCTGCGTTCGCACCAGGACCGCCAGTTGCTGCGGGTTGACCAACAACTGGTCGTTGAGCTTGTGGAGCAGATCGTGCTGCTTAAGTCCGGCGGCGGCGGCGGGGCTGTCAGGGGCGACGGTATCGACCACCAGGCCGACGCCGTTGGGCAACTCGACCTGGTGTCGCAGCGCTTTGGAAGCCGTCGAAGTCGAGACGCCGAGATACGCGGCCTTTTCCAACTCCGCCTTCAGGTCCAACTCGATCCGCATCGGCCGATCGATGCCTTGTCCCTGGCCTTGGGGCCTGCCGTCCTGTGGCATGCGGGGGTTGCGTGGTTGTTCGTCGGGAACCCGGGGAGCCGGCCGCGGGTTCTCGGGGCGCTCGTCGCGGGCCGACTGCGCGCCGGCCGACGACACGAGGGCCGACCCGGTCAGACAGGCTGCGGCCAGAACGGCGTTCAAGGCACTGCTTCGCATGAAAGCTCCTACAAAGATTTGGAACGGCTCTCCCGGGAAACCAGACGGGCGGAGGGGGCGGTTCTAACCGGAATGGATGCGTTCGTGATAAATCACGAATGACGAAAATCGAATGGCGAATGAAGCTCAAAACCCGAATGACCAATAGCACCTGCCAATTCGATCATTGGGATTTCGAGCTTCATTCGCCATTCGATTTTCGTCATTCGTCATTCAGGACTGTTACTCAGTACGTGTCCAGCTCGAAGTGCTCGACGTCTTCTTTGGGCACAGTGACTTCCACCCAGGCGCCGCGGGCGGCGTCGTAGTAGCGCAAGTGTTCGACCTGCTGGTGACGCACCCGCCGCAGCGGCGTGCTGGCACCGCCGGGTGTGACCGTGCCTTCGTCCCAGGTTTGGTTGTAGACGTAGCGAACCATGGGCTGGTTCGTCGTCGGTGAGAGGCGGCGATCCGTATCGGGGGTGGTTTGCTGGGTCGATGCGACTCTGCCGCTCGTGCCGCCCTCGGTATCGATTCCCGCCTTGGGCAGCAGCATCAGCGTCGCCAGCGAAGCGGCGACGGCGGTACCGATGATGCCGGTCATCCAGCCGGCGGGGCGGTTCCAGAAGCTGACGTGGGGGCGGGCAAGCGAGCGACCATTGCTCGTCTGGCCGACTTCGGTGTCTGCATCGCCGACCAGGCGCAGGGGCGCGATGCCGGGGCCGGAAGAATGGCGTTCCTCCGCGATCCGCTGCCGGAACGCAGCTTCGGCACGGCCGAGCTGGCCGTCCAGGCGCGCCGACAGGTGTCGCGTCAGCAGGCGGTCGAGGGTGTCATCGTCGATGGGAGCCATGGGTGAAAAGTAGTGAGTTAAACGTTGGGAACTGGGACATCTCGGTCATTCACGCAGTCCTGGCACTTTCCTCCGCGAACGCCTGGTTGGTCAGCAGCGTTTGCTTCAACTGTTGGCGGGCGCGGCTCAGCCGCATATCGACCGCTGTCGCATTCATTTCCACGATCTGGCCGATCTCCTTGCTCGACAGTCCCTGGAAATACCGCAGCACGACGATCGTGCGGCTGACGTCATCCAGTTCTTCGATCGCCTTGCCGAGCAGTTCTTCCTGCTCGCGTGATTCCAGCGAGCGGCTCGGGTCATCGGCCCAGTCCCGGCCGGCAAGCGTCGCCGACGCCGGGGCGGCGGCCTCGGGCGCCGAATCGAGCGGAGCCCTCGGAGCCAGCCGAGCCCGACGGCGCTGGTCAATCGCGCCGTTCCGCACGATGCCGCAAAGCCAGGTGCCGAAGCGACCCGGGTCTTTCAGGTCTTTGACCTTCTCCCAGGCCTTGGTGAATCCATCCTGCACGGCATCGCCGGCGGCATGGGGGTCGCCGAGGGTGCCGTAAGCGACTGAGAGTGCGACCCGCTCGAATCGCCCGATCAGCGCGGCGAAAGCGTCGGCGTCGCGCTCCTGGGCGCGGCGCACGAGGGTGATAATCGCTTCAGAGTCCTGGGGCAGGGGATCCAAGACGTCGCTCTCCCGGCTCGACCGCTAACCGTTACCTACGCGAGTCGCACTGACACCATAGACGGCCGAATCGCTCAATTCTAACCGTTCCTCGGACCGTTGTTTCGCGACTGATCGCTCAGGACCAATTTCAACGCGACGCGGTGTGGTCCGCGAAGAACAAGGCCACGTCGCAAACCCGCGGAATAGACGGACCGCCGGGTGTGATCGCTGTGAAGAGTATCGTTATAATAAGCACTTTCAGAACCTTCGTAGAGATCGTCCCCGAGCTTGACGCCCCCGCGTCTTGCCCATACCTTCAGAACTAATGCTTAAGCGGACTCCCTTCCACGACTTCCATGTCGCTGCCGGCGCTCGTCTGGTCGATTTCGCCGGCTGGGAGATGCCGATCGTCTACAAGTCGATCGTTGACGAGCACAACCAGACCCGCAACTCGGGTTCCCTGTTTGACGTCTCGCACATGGGACGTCTGCAGTTTACCGGCCCTGATGCGACCAGGTTCCTCGACCTGATTCTCACCCGAAACATCCAAACGCAAAAGCTCGGTCAGTGCCGCTACAGCCTTGTCTGCAATGAGGCCGGCGGCGTGCTGGACGATGTCATCGTCAGCAAAGACCTCAAGCACTGGGCGATGGTCTGTAATGCCAGCAACCGGGAAAAGCTGGTCAAACATTTCCACGCGGTTCGCCATGATAAGTCGCTTGATTTCGACATGGCCGACGAGACCGAAAGCACGGCGATGGTCGCGATCCAGGGGCCGAAGGTCATCGACCGCATCGCCGAGGTGCTGCCGGTCGACATTCGCGGTATGAAGCGCTACAGCTTCGTCAGCGAAGAGCTGTTCATGACGCCGTTCACCGTCTACCGATCGGGCTATACGGGTGAAGACGGCGTGGAGGTGGTCATCCCCGCGCGGGCGGCCACAATGGCGGTCAAGATGCTGACGGGCAGCCTCGACAAGCCCGATGCGACGATTCGCGCCGCCGGCCTGGGTGCTCGCGATACACTGCGGCTGGAGGCGGGCATGCCGCTCTACGGTCATGAGCTGGGCGAACAGGGCGACCCGATCTCCGCCGGCCTCGGCTGGGCGGTCGACCTGACGAAAGACTTCATCGGCTCGACAGCGCTTAAGGCGATCGCCGCCGCCGGCCCGAAGCGAAAGCTGGTCGGCCTGGAACTGGAAGGCCGCCGAATCGCCCGTCAGGGAACGCCGATCGTGGACGACACCGGCAAACCCATTGGCGAGGTGACGAGCGGTACCTTCAGCCCGACGCTGCAGAAGAGCATTGCCTTGGCGTACGTTGACGCAGGTAAGAGCGACATCGGCACGGCCGTGTCAGCCGACCTTAAGGGAACGCTGAACCCCGCGAAGGTGGTTCCGTCGCCGTTCTACAAGCGAACGTAGGGTCCGCCTTGGCGGACGCGTTTTCGTCCTGCGGCACGACCCTTTGATCCAGTGAAACCGTTTCGCGTCCGCCAATGCGGACCCTACTTATGGCAACACCCACCGATCGTCGTTATCTCGAGTCGCACGAGTGGCACAAGCTCGAAGGCGATACCGTCGTCATCGGCATCACACAGCATGCCGCCGACGAACTGACCGATATCACCTACGTACAGCTTCCAAAGGTCGGCACGAAGCTCGCCGCCAAGGGGCGGTTCGGGGAAATCGAATCGGTCAAGACGACCAGCGATCTGTACACCGGCGTGGCGGGCGAGGTGGTCGCCGTCAACGACGCGCTGACCAATAATCCCGGCCTCGTCAACAGCGACCCGTTCGCCGGTGGGTGGATGGTCAAGATCAAGCCGACCAACCCGGCCGATGTGGAGACGCTCCTGTCGTCTGCCGATTACGACAAGAAGACCGGGCACGCTTAAAGATTTATCCCCTCTCTCCAGTACTCAGGGGAGAGGGCTAGGGTGAGGGGCCGAACGTCAGGCGTCGCGATTCGCCAGTTCGCCCCCGGGGACTCGCCCATAGACCGAGGGAAGGCTTGCCGCCGTTCCGCCCCTCACCACAACCCTCTCCCCCGAGTACAGGGGAGAGGGGGAAGATGTAGCCGTCATGACTCCCAGCACGATCGAAATGAAGCCGACCCCCAAGCCCGGCAGTGGTCCCCGTGTGATTCCGAGCCTAGGCGATCCGTTCGACCGCCGTCACATCGGTCCGTCCGAGGCCGAGATGAAGGCGATGCTGGAACTCATCGGCGTCAAGTCGCTGGATGAACTGGTCAGCAAGACCGTCCCGCAATCCATCCGCAGCGCCCGCCCGTTGCTCGTTCCCCCGGCGGCGAGCGAGTTCGAGGCACTGACCGAGCTCCGCGCGATCGTCAGCCAGAACAAGGTCTTCAAGTCGTACATCGGCATGGGCTACACCGGCACGATCTGCCCGCCGGTCATTCAGCGGAACATTCTTGAGAACCCCGGCTGGTACACGCAGTACACGCCATACCAGGCGGAGATTTCGCAAGGCCGGCTCGAAGCGCTGCTGAACTACCAGACGATGGTCTCGGACCTCACCGGCCTGCCGCTGGCAAACGCCAGCCTGCTGGACGAAGGCACCGCCGCCGCCGAGGCGATGGCGATGTGCCGGTCGGTCGCGACCGATGAGAACCGCAAGGTGTTCCTGGTGTCGGCCGACTGTCATCCGCAGACGATCGCGGTCGTGCAGACCCGGGCCAAATCGGTCGGCATTGAGTGCGTTGTCGGCGATGAGTTCGACCTGACGGCGTCGGTGAAAGACCTCTCAACGCTTTGTGGCGTGCTGGTGCAATACCCGACCACCGACGGCCGGCTTCTCGACTACGCCGACGTCGCAAAGCAGGCTCACGCCGTTGGCGCGATGGTCGTCGCCGCCGCCGACATCCTGGCCCTCACGCTCATCAAGCCGCCCGGCGAATGGGGCGCGGATATTGCCGTCGGTTCCACCCAGCGGTTCGGCGTTCCGATGGGCTTCGGCGGCCCGCACGCGGCGTACATCGCGACCAAGACCGAGTTCGCCCGCAAGATGCCCGGCCGTATTGTCGGCGTGTCGAAAGACTCTCACGGCAACCCGGCGTATCGCCTGGCGATTCAGACCCGCGAACAGCACATCCGTCGCGAAAAAGCCACCAGCAACATCTGCACCGCGCAGGTGCTGCTGGCGGTGATGGCCGGCATGTACGCCGTCTGGCACGGCCCCGAAGGCCTTACGAAGATCGCCCGCCGCGTACACGGCCTGACCCGCCTTATTCAGATGGGCCTCGACCGCTTCGGCATCAGCTGCGGCTCCGACCCGTTCTTCGACACCCTCCGCGTCGGCACGCCGATGCCGAAGATGGCGATTCGTAAGAGCGAAGAATTGGGCATGAACTTCCGCGTCTACGAAGACGGCAACATTGGCGTCACCGTCGATGAGACGACCACGCTGGAAGACGTCGAGAAGATCCTGCTCTGCTTCACTCCGTCGGAAGACGCGGAAATGATCCTCTCGGACATGAGCCGCGCCGACTTCGAGAACGTACCCTCGCCCGGCGGCTTCGAGCGCAAGAGCAAGTTCCTTCAGCACCCGATCTTCAACCGTTATCACAGCGAAACGGAGATGCTGCGGTACATCAAGAAGCTCGAAGGTCGCGACCTGTCGCTGACGCACTCGATGATCCCGCTCGGCTCCTGCACAATGAAGCTGAACGCGGCCGCCGAGATGTTCCCCGTCACCTGGCCGGAGTTCGGCAACATCCACCCGTTCGCCCCGGCCGAGCAGTCTGCGGGGTACGCGAAGCTGTTCAGCGATCTGGAAAAGTGGCTCGCGTCCTGCACGGGCTTTGCAGCCGTCTCGCTTCAGCCGAACGCCGGCTCGCAAGGCGAATACGCCGGCCTGCTGGCGATCCGCGGATACCACGAATCGCGCGGCGATCACCACCGCAACGTCTGCCTCATTCCCGTCAGTGCCCACGGCACCAACCCCAGCAGCGCTGTCGTCGCCGGCATGAAAGTCGTCGTCTGCGCCTGTGACGAGAACGGCAACATCGATCTGGCCGACCTCAAGGCCAAGGCCGCGGAGCACGCCGCGAACCTGTCCGCGCTGATGATCACCTACCCGAGCACGCACGGCGTGTTCGAAGAAGACGTCCGCGAGATCTGCCAGGTCATCCACAGCCACGGCGGACAGGTCTACATGGACGGCGCGAACATGAACGCCCAGGTCGGCCTGACCAGCCCCGGCGACATCGGCGCCGACGTCTGCCACCTGAACCTGCACAAGACCTTCTGCATCCCCCACGGTGGCGGCGGCCCGGGCATGGGGCCGATCTGCGTCGCCAAGCATTTGGCACCGTTCCTGCCCGGCAATCCTCTGAGCCAGGGCGGACTTTCGACTTCAGGTGCCGTCGGCCCGGTGAGCGCAGCGAACTACGGCAGTGCGAGCATCCTGGTCATCCCCTGGATGTACATCCGCATGATGGGCGCGGAGGGGCTGACCAAGGCGACGCAGGTCGCGATCCTGAATGCCAACTACATCGCCAAGCGGCTGGAAGGGCACTACCCGACGCTGTTCAAGGGCCGTAACGGCTTCGTTGCGCACGAGTGCGTGATGGACTGCCGCGACTTCGATCACGCGGCGGGTATCAAGGTCGAAGACATCGCCAAGCGGCTTATGGACTACAGCTTCCACGCCCCGACGATGAGCTGGCCGGTTCCCGGCACGCTGATGGTCGAGCCGACGGAGAGCGAACCGAAGTGGGAACTCGACCGGTTCTGTGACGCGATGATCGGCATCCGCCAGGAAATCGCTGAGATCGAGGCCGGAAAGTCAGACCGCACCGACAACCCGTTGAAGCATGCCCCGCACACCATGGTGGCGGTCACGGCGGACGAATGGAAGCACAAGTACCCGCGCTCGCAGGCGGCCTACCCGCGTGCTTCGCTCCGCGACAGCAAGTTCTGGCCGGCGGTGGGGCGGATCGACAACCCCTATGGCGATCGCAACCTCGTCTGTACGTGTCCGCCGATGGATACGTATCAAACGTGATGTTTAGCGGTCGCACCGGAGGTGCACTCTGAGTTTTTCGATTCAGTGTTCGTGCCCGAAGCGTGCACCTGCGGTGCGACCGCTAATCAGGTAACCTTCTCCGCGACGTGACGTCTCAAACCCCAACGGACTCGCCCGCCCCCCGAGCGCATGTGCATCGCCCGCGCAGGGGCCGCTGGTTTCAAATCAGCACGCCCTTCGACTTCGAGTGGAATCATGCGAAGCTGGAGATCCCCAACCTTCCGCCGCAGCTCGTAGGGTTGCGAATCATCCATCTGACCGATCTGCACGTGCGCGGACCCTGGCACGAAGCCTATGACTGCCTGCTCGAACGGATCGCACAGGCAAACGCCGACCTGCTGCTGTTCACCGGCGACTTTGTGGACAATAAGAAGGACCACAGCGAGGCATTGCCCTCGGCGCGGCGGCTCGCCGAGGGTTTCCGGGCGAAGCAGGGCGTTTACGCGATCCTCGGCAATCACGACCGGCTTCACTTTCTCCCCCGGCTTCTCGAGATGCCATTGCAGGCGATCTGCGGCGAACGGCGGACGATTGCTGTCAACGGCGCGACCGTTGAACTGATCGGCCTCCCCGGCGCAGTTCGGCGGGATCTGCCTCGGGAGTTCGTCAGCCAGATGCCGCCGCCTCCGCTAAGCGGCGACAAGACCGTCCGCATTGTGCTGTCACACTTTCCGGATCATCTGCTCCGCACGGCGGCTTTGCGGCCGCATCTGTTCCTCGCCGGGCACACCCACGGCGGACAGTGCTGCCTGCCCGGCGGCATTCCGATTCTCAAACACGACAGCCTGCCACGGCGGCTCTGCACCGGGATTCACCGCGTCGAAGACACCTGGCTTGTCGTCGGCCGAGGCTTCGGTTCGACGACGTTGCAACTTCGCATCTTCTGTCCGCCAGAGGTGATCGAGATCGAGCTGGTGCGACCGGGCAACCTGCCGTAGCACGGCCTCGATGTCTCGGCCGCGGGTCGTTCGCTTGTGACGACCCTTTTCGCCCCCTACATTGCACGACGTGAGCGACGGTTCTCCAGGAGACATTTCCGAACAACCCGCAGTGCGGGTCGAACGCCTGGGCAAGAAGTTTGCCATCTACCCCACGCCCTGGAAGCGCGCGGCCGAATGGCTTTCGCTGGGCCGGCGCAAGCTTCACGACGACTTCTGGGCATTGCGCGACGTCAGCTTTTCACTCTCTCGCGGCGAATCGCTGGGGGTGATCGGCGTTAACGGATCGGGGAAAAGCACACTGCTGAAGATCCTCTCCGGCGCGCTCTACCCGACTGAAGGCACGTTCGTGGCGCGTGGCCGGGTGTTGAGTCTGCTAGAGTTGGGCACCGGTGTGAACCCGCTTCTGACGGGGCGGCAGAATGTCATCACGTCGTCTCGGCTGCTCGACTTCCCCGGCGGGTACGCCGAGCAGAAACTGCCGGAGATCGAACGCTTTGCCGACCTGCCGCCGGGGTTCTTCGATCGACCGGTGGGCCTCTACAGCAGCGGCATGCTGGTGCGGTTGGTTTTCAGCATGTTCGCGTGCTTCGACCCCGATGTGTTCGTCGTCGATGAGGCACTGAGCGTCGGCGACGTCTTCTTTCAGCAGAAATGCACGCAGCGATTGCAGGAGATGCGGGCCGGCGGCACGACCATGCTCTTCGTCAGCCACGACCTGGCCGCGGTCGAGGCACTGTGCGACCGGGTCCTGGTGCTGCACGGCGGAACGGTCCGGCACGACGGGGACAAGAAGACCGGTATCGGCATCTACTACGCGCTCGGCGGCGCAGGTCAGCCGGGAACGCGGGCGTCCGTGCCAGCGCCAACTCATATGTCGCCTGCGGCGACGGCGGGCGATGACGCTCGCGTTCCCAGCGAAGCGCCCGAGGTCATCGAGGCCGCGCCGCAGTTCCAACCGGTCTCCCTCGATCTTTCCCGCA is part of the Humisphaera borealis genome and encodes:
- the gcvP gene encoding aminomethyl-transferring glycine dehydrogenase, which gives rise to MKPTPKPGSGPRVIPSLGDPFDRRHIGPSEAEMKAMLELIGVKSLDELVSKTVPQSIRSARPLLVPPAASEFEALTELRAIVSQNKVFKSYIGMGYTGTICPPVIQRNILENPGWYTQYTPYQAEISQGRLEALLNYQTMVSDLTGLPLANASLLDEGTAAAEAMAMCRSVATDENRKVFLVSADCHPQTIAVVQTRAKSVGIECVVGDEFDLTASVKDLSTLCGVLVQYPTTDGRLLDYADVAKQAHAVGAMVVAAADILALTLIKPPGEWGADIAVGSTQRFGVPMGFGGPHAAYIATKTEFARKMPGRIVGVSKDSHGNPAYRLAIQTREQHIRREKATSNICTAQVLLAVMAGMYAVWHGPEGLTKIARRVHGLTRLIQMGLDRFGISCGSDPFFDTLRVGTPMPKMAIRKSEELGMNFRVYEDGNIGVTVDETTTLEDVEKILLCFTPSEDAEMILSDMSRADFENVPSPGGFERKSKFLQHPIFNRYHSETEMLRYIKKLEGRDLSLTHSMIPLGSCTMKLNAAAEMFPVTWPEFGNIHPFAPAEQSAGYAKLFSDLEKWLASCTGFAAVSLQPNAGSQGEYAGLLAIRGYHESRGDHHRNVCLIPVSAHGTNPSSAVVAGMKVVVCACDENGNIDLADLKAKAAEHAANLSALMITYPSTHGVFEEDVREICQVIHSHGGQVYMDGANMNAQVGLTSPGDIGADVCHLNLHKTFCIPHGGGGPGMGPICVAKHLAPFLPGNPLSQGGLSTSGAVGPVSAANYGSASILVIPWMYIRMMGAEGLTKATQVAILNANYIAKRLEGHYPTLFKGRNGFVAHECVMDCRDFDHAAGIKVEDIAKRLMDYSFHAPTMSWPVPGTLMVEPTESEPKWELDRFCDAMIGIRQEIAEIEAGKSDRTDNPLKHAPHTMVAVTADEWKHKYPRSQAAYPRASLRDSKFWPAVGRIDNPYGDRNLVCTCPPMDTYQT
- a CDS encoding metallophosphoesterase codes for the protein MHRPRRGRWFQISTPFDFEWNHAKLEIPNLPPQLVGLRIIHLTDLHVRGPWHEAYDCLLERIAQANADLLLFTGDFVDNKKDHSEALPSARRLAEGFRAKQGVYAILGNHDRLHFLPRLLEMPLQAICGERRTIAVNGATVELIGLPGAVRRDLPREFVSQMPPPPLSGDKTVRIVLSHFPDHLLRTAALRPHLFLAGHTHGGQCCLPGGIPILKHDSLPRRLCTGIHRVEDTWLVVGRGFGSTTLQLRIFCPPEVIEIELVRPGNLP
- a CDS encoding ABC transporter ATP-binding protein, with amino-acid sequence MSDGSPGDISEQPAVRVERLGKKFAIYPTPWKRAAEWLSLGRRKLHDDFWALRDVSFSLSRGESLGVIGVNGSGKSTLLKILSGALYPTEGTFVARGRVLSLLELGTGVNPLLTGRQNVITSSRLLDFPGGYAEQKLPEIERFADLPPGFFDRPVGLYSSGMLVRLVFSMFACFDPDVFVVDEALSVGDVFFQQKCTQRLQEMRAGGTTMLFVSHDLAAVEALCDRVLVLHGGTVRHDGDKKTGIGIYYALGGAGQPGTRASVPAPTHMSPAATAGDDARVPSEAPEVIEAAPQFQPVSLDLSRTLPWQRPDMREGFGTGAVEITGVCFARDDGSPEPVVQQGQWLSVFMQTVGLHDAKAVNLGVAVFDRHNRLLFARGWVNAGLMPIDMTAGMDIVTRFAIKLDLEPGEYTLTLSAGQALPDPTSPIGWNQHIGGDRYRELPHAAKIAVIPAAGRPRTSFGPANLRSRVDGVILGSRSESIPGAAPITPNTASTLTPHSSPQSA